In a single window of the Actinomycetes bacterium genome:
- a CDS encoding FAD-binding oxidoreductase: MTSLLSSLRDQIGSTSVSDAATTGQLIDWMGRSGGSVCGVVYPESTAALAVVLQTAAQFGVPVQIQGGNTGLVGGSIPGANTPSALLVSLTRLVGITELDEVGGRLTALAGTPLADVQRAAAAAGWCYGVDLAARESATIGGTVATNAGGIRVCAFGTTRDQLLGIEAVLAEGAVVSDLHGFAKDNTGYDLASLLCGSEGTLGVITAVRLRLWPTPPAATLVAFPVSDLRSAAAIAARATRPGCPLLAAEVIDIAGWRGGAQMFGGTDPLPHTGDGYVSLLEVGDGGEAAGLTPVVTDSPGLIIAVDESDRRQLWAVREQQSEFWTAQSGVSFKFDVSVPTAALDELVQDVEQIASDSSGRLGVFGHIREQNLHLQLELPTGVAEDPTDRVLQLVAGLGGSISAEHGVGRDKARYLALRRNPAEIAAMRAIKSALDPHSRLNPGVLLTEDRTRE, translated from the coding sequence GATGCTGCGACCACCGGGCAACTCATTGACTGGATGGGGCGCAGCGGCGGGTCGGTCTGTGGCGTTGTGTATCCGGAGTCGACTGCAGCGCTGGCAGTAGTTCTGCAGACCGCAGCCCAGTTTGGGGTGCCAGTACAAATTCAAGGCGGGAACACCGGCCTCGTTGGTGGATCTATTCCTGGAGCGAATACCCCATCCGCATTGCTGGTTTCGTTGACTCGGCTTGTCGGAATCACCGAACTAGATGAGGTGGGCGGTCGGCTGACTGCGCTCGCGGGAACACCACTGGCAGACGTGCAGCGAGCGGCAGCGGCGGCTGGCTGGTGCTACGGAGTGGACCTCGCGGCTCGAGAGAGCGCGACAATCGGCGGCACGGTAGCGACCAATGCCGGCGGAATCCGAGTCTGCGCATTTGGTACCACTCGAGATCAACTGCTGGGGATCGAGGCAGTCTTAGCTGAAGGTGCGGTGGTGTCTGATCTGCATGGATTTGCCAAGGACAACACTGGCTACGACTTGGCTAGCTTGTTGTGCGGCTCGGAGGGAACGCTGGGCGTCATCACCGCAGTGCGATTGCGCCTCTGGCCAACTCCGCCGGCCGCGACCCTGGTTGCCTTTCCGGTTTCAGATCTCAGATCGGCTGCCGCGATCGCTGCCCGCGCAACCCGGCCGGGCTGTCCACTCTTGGCGGCAGAGGTGATCGATATCGCCGGCTGGCGGGGTGGGGCCCAAATGTTTGGCGGGACTGATCCATTGCCGCACACCGGTGACGGCTACGTGTCGTTGCTGGAGGTAGGTGATGGCGGTGAGGCTGCTGGCCTAACCCCAGTCGTCACCGATTCCCCTGGACTGATCATTGCTGTGGACGAAAGTGATCGACGACAGTTATGGGCGGTGCGCGAGCAGCAGAGTGAATTCTGGACTGCCCAATCGGGCGTCTCATTCAAGTTTGATGTGAGTGTTCCGACAGCGGCGCTGGACGAACTTGTCCAGGACGTTGAGCAAATTGCATCCGATAGTTCGGGGCGGCTGGGTGTCTTCGGTCATATCCGCGAACAAAACCTTCACTTGCAGCTGGAGCTGCCCACCGGTGTTGCCGAAGATCCCACTGATCGGGTGCTGCAGTTGGTAGCCGGTCTGGGTGGATCGATTTCGGCCGAGCACGGGGTGGGTCGAGACAAGGCCCGGTATCTAGCGCTGCGGCGCAACCCGGCAGAAATCGCTGCGATGCGTGCTATCAAGTCAGCTCTCGATCCGCACAGCCGGCTGAATCCCGGTGTTCTCCTCACGGAAGATCGGACACGAGAGTGA